A genome region from Myxococcales bacterium includes the following:
- a CDS encoding ATPase, giving the protein MARRGIREFDGKRMLAAFMKRRLGDSWKYDGNVALISPDTDMESLRKNCPWISKGKLVAKPDQLFGKRGKHGLLLVNSDFDGVKKWIGERMGKPATIGKVSGELTHFLVEPFTPHSEDEEYYVAIKDERECDVIYFSVKGGIFVEENWDKVIKIEVPVLQEASKADILAKISDLKKDKELVAEFIAALHAFYAESGFSYLEINPFTVSGGAIVPLDLVAKVDDAAAFDCRKIWGELEFPPSFGTSMTAEERFVKHLDDQSGASLKLTILNPEGRVWTMVAGGGASVIYADTVCDIGFSKELANYGEYSGDPSKELTYQYAKTILDLMTRKKDPRGKVLLIGGGIANFTDVAATFTGIIQALKEFKDKLIENDVRVFVRRGGPNYKEGLSRMRELGQTLGIPIEVYGPETHMTRIVSLALSEAI; this is encoded by the coding sequence ATGGCAAGGCGTGGAATCAGGGAATTCGACGGAAAGAGGATGCTGGCCGCTTTCATGAAACGGCGTTTGGGCGATTCATGGAAATACGACGGGAATGTTGCGCTGATTTCTCCAGATACAGATATGGAATCGCTGAGGAAGAATTGTCCTTGGATTTCGAAGGGAAAACTTGTTGCCAAGCCGGATCAGCTATTCGGAAAGCGCGGTAAACACGGGCTCCTTCTTGTAAATTCAGACTTCGACGGCGTGAAGAAATGGATAGGGGAGCGCATGGGCAAGCCCGCTACGATCGGAAAGGTCTCCGGCGAGCTGACGCACTTTTTGGTCGAACCGTTCACTCCACATTCAGAAGATGAGGAGTACTATGTAGCGATCAAGGATGAGCGCGAATGCGACGTGATATATTTTTCGGTCAAGGGCGGGATCTTCGTCGAGGAAAACTGGGACAAAGTTATCAAAATAGAGGTCCCCGTTCTGCAGGAGGCGAGCAAGGCGGATATCCTCGCAAAAATTTCCGATCTGAAAAAAGATAAGGAGCTTGTAGCGGAGTTTATCGCCGCGCTGCATGCGTTTTACGCAGAAAGCGGTTTTTCGTATCTTGAAATAAATCCGTTCACGGTTTCAGGTGGTGCTATAGTTCCTCTCGATCTCGTGGCCAAGGTCGATGATGCCGCCGCCTTCGACTGTAGAAAGATTTGGGGCGAGCTCGAATTTCCGCCCTCTTTTGGAACGTCGATGACCGCCGAGGAACGCTTCGTGAAGCATCTCGACGATCAGAGCGGGGCATCGCTCAAGTTGACGATACTAAACCCAGAGGGGCGCGTCTGGACAATGGTTGCCGGAGGCGGGGCCTCCGTGATTTATGCCGATACCGTTTGCGATATCGGTTTTTCAAAGGAGTTGGCCAACTACGGCGAATATTCCGGAGATCCGTCTAAGGAATTGACGTATCAGTATGCAAAGACGATCTTAGATCTCATGACTAGAAAAAAGGATCCCCGTGGCAAGGTTCTTCTTATAGGCGGCGGAATAGCGAATTTTACCGACGTGGCTGCTACCTTCACCGGAATCATTCAGGCACTAAAGGAATTCAAAGATAAGTTGATAGAAAATGATGTCCGCGTATTCGTCCGTCGCGGCGGCCCAAATTACAAAGAGGGGCTTTCGCGCATGAGGGAACTCGGACAAACTCTCGGGATTCCGATCGAGGTTTACGGCCCTGAGACGCACATGACGAGGATCGTATCCCTAGCTCTGTCGGAGGCCATATGA